A genome region from Sphingomonas anseongensis includes the following:
- a CDS encoding MotA/TolQ/ExbB proton channel family protein, translating into MATPAAAPTAGANPYGLLPALEQGGIIAWSVFIILVGMSIFSFYILFTKLMQQQKIINQGRKVRSGFWNSPSLREASTKLDSKSAYRAIVDDALLAQEQHGKLTDPIDQHDWMANSLARSQGSIGARLGEGLAFLATVGSTAPFIGLFGTVIGIYRALIKIGMAGQASIDAVAGPVGEALIMTALGLVVAVPAVLAYNWLIRRNKSIMEDLAAFTNDLHGFLMSGGSVKPRFGDAKASAPRTGATTTAGNPGGRQPVRTGATQTGAETPTV; encoded by the coding sequence ATGGCAACTCCCGCAGCAGCCCCCACAGCAGGCGCAAACCCTTATGGTTTGCTGCCGGCTCTCGAGCAGGGCGGTATCATTGCTTGGTCGGTGTTCATCATCCTGGTGGGCATGTCGATCTTCTCTTTCTACATTCTGTTCACCAAGCTGATGCAGCAGCAGAAGATCATCAACCAGGGCCGCAAGGTGCGATCCGGCTTCTGGAACTCGCCAAGCCTTCGCGAAGCATCCACCAAGCTCGACAGCAAGAGCGCGTATCGCGCGATCGTCGACGATGCGCTTCTCGCACAGGAGCAGCACGGCAAGCTTACCGACCCCATCGACCAGCACGACTGGATGGCGAACAGCCTGGCGCGTAGCCAGGGATCGATCGGCGCCCGCCTCGGCGAAGGCCTTGCCTTCCTCGCGACGGTTGGTTCGACCGCTCCGTTCATCGGCCTGTTCGGTACCGTCATCGGCATCTACCGCGCGCTCATCAAGATCGGCATGGCCGGTCAGGCGTCGATCGACGCCGTCGCCGGCCCGGTCGGCGAGGCGCTGATCATGACCGCTCTCGGCCTGGTCGTCGCGGTTCCGGCGGTGCTTGCGTACAACTGGCTGATTCGCCGCAACAAGTCGATCATGGAGGACCTCGCGGCCTTCACGAACGACCTTCACGGCTTCCTGATGTCCGGCGGTTCGGTCAAGCCGCGCTTCGGCGATGCCAAGGCCTCGGCCCCGCGCACCGGCGCGACCACCACTGCCGGCAACCCCGGCGGCCGTCAGCCGGTCCGCACCGGAGCCACCCAGACGGGCGCAGAGACCCCGACCGTCTAA
- a CDS encoding ExbD/TolR family protein, producing the protein MAVTVGPAEGEEEALSDINVVPLADVMLVLLIIFLITVPVVIQTVPVKLPNVSYEPTTTKPENVSLSVRGDGKGGCEVYWNLQKVNSKDLLDRAVKKLKDQIAKVGGVENLTEETMPEAHIRGDINTPYKCIGAAIITMQQAGFARIGFISEPPPNAGVRM; encoded by the coding sequence ATGGCAGTAACTGTAGGGCCAGCCGAAGGCGAAGAAGAAGCCCTGTCGGACATCAACGTCGTCCCTCTGGCGGACGTCATGCTGGTGCTCCTGATCATCTTCCTGATCACGGTTCCGGTCGTTATCCAGACCGTTCCCGTCAAGCTTCCGAACGTCAGCTACGAGCCCACGACGACCAAGCCCGAGAACGTCTCGCTGTCGGTCAGGGGCGACGGCAAGGGCGGTTGCGAGGTCTATTGGAACCTTCAGAAGGTCAACAGCAAGGACCTGCTCGACCGCGCGGTCAAGAAGCTGAAGGACCAAATCGCCAAGGTTGGCGGCGTTGAGAATCTCACCGAGGAAACGATGCCGGAAGCGCACATCCGCGGCGATATCAACACGCCGTACAAGTGCATCGGCGCGGCAATCATCACCATGCAGCAGGCCGGGTTTGCGCGCATCGGATTCATTTCCGAACCGCCGCCGAACGCCGGCGTGCGAATGTAG
- a CDS encoding ExbD/TolR family protein, with the protein MLDINVTPLIDVLLVLLIMFIITLPVQTHAVKLDLPQDNSSPPPPIMPTKNKVVITATNQILWNGSPVSQQQLRAYLDATQQMDPIPELHLQPEPNARYELVDQVLAVTKRAHVEKMGFVGNEAYMTAF; encoded by the coding sequence ATGCTCGACATCAACGTGACGCCGCTGATCGACGTCCTGCTGGTGCTCTTGATCATGTTCATCATCACCCTGCCGGTCCAGACTCACGCGGTGAAGCTGGACCTGCCGCAGGACAACAGCAGCCCGCCGCCGCCGATCATGCCGACCAAGAACAAGGTCGTCATTACCGCGACGAACCAGATCTTGTGGAACGGCTCGCCCGTGTCGCAGCAGCAGCTTCGTGCTTATCTCGACGCCACGCAGCAGATGGACCCCATTCCGGAGCTCCACCTGCAGCCCGAGCCCAACGCCCGCTACGAGCTGGTCGACCAGGTGCTCGCGGTGACCAAGCGCGCGCACGTCGAGAAGATGGGCTTCGTCGGTAACGAGGCCTACATGACCGCCTTCTAG
- the glmU gene encoding bifunctional UDP-N-acetylglucosamine diphosphorylase/glucosamine-1-phosphate N-acetyltransferase GlmU, translated as MNVVPRFAVVILAAGQGTRMRSDTHKVLHPIASRPLLLHLLDRVDGIGASKRVVVVGKGRDQVEQALDGCGATVVHQAEQKGTGHAVLQAREALEGYDGAVLVLYGDTPFVKADTLKRMLERLDGDDGPGVVVLASQPDDPGAYGRIILGKGDTIAKMVEYRDATDDERAVRLCNSGMMAVRCGDLFRWLGEVTNDNAAGEYYLPDIVNIAAAEGREAVVIEGDPYETAGVNSRAELAHLELEWQRRRREEVLHEGATLIDPESVWFAFDTKLGRDVTVEPHVVFGPGVEVADGAAIKAFSHIEGAIIGARAVIGPFARIRPGTTLGEKSKVGNFVELKKATVGPGAKVNHLSYVGDTEVGQGANIGAGTITCNYDGFGKYRTVIGEGAFIGSNTALVAPVTIGAGAIVGAGSVITSDVEPDSLAVERSEQKGIAGWARRFRERMTRKAAE; from the coding sequence ATGAATGTGGTCCCAAGATTTGCCGTCGTGATCCTCGCCGCCGGGCAGGGCACCCGGATGCGCTCCGACACCCACAAGGTCCTTCACCCGATCGCCTCGCGGCCTTTGCTCCTTCACCTGCTCGACCGCGTGGACGGAATCGGGGCGAGCAAGCGCGTAGTCGTCGTCGGCAAGGGCCGCGATCAGGTCGAACAGGCGCTCGACGGGTGCGGAGCGACGGTCGTCCACCAGGCCGAGCAGAAGGGGACCGGCCACGCCGTCCTTCAGGCCCGGGAAGCGCTCGAAGGCTATGACGGCGCGGTGCTGGTGCTCTACGGCGACACCCCATTCGTCAAAGCCGACACCTTGAAGCGCATGCTCGAGCGGCTCGACGGCGACGATGGACCGGGAGTGGTCGTCCTCGCATCGCAGCCCGACGATCCCGGCGCGTACGGCCGGATCATCCTCGGCAAAGGCGACACGATCGCGAAGATGGTCGAATATCGCGATGCGACCGATGACGAACGCGCTGTCCGGCTGTGCAATTCGGGCATGATGGCGGTGCGCTGCGGCGACCTGTTCCGCTGGCTAGGCGAGGTCACGAACGACAACGCCGCCGGTGAATATTACCTGCCGGACATCGTCAACATCGCTGCCGCCGAAGGGCGCGAGGCGGTCGTGATCGAGGGCGACCCCTACGAAACCGCGGGCGTCAACAGCCGCGCCGAGCTCGCTCACCTCGAGCTGGAGTGGCAGCGCCGCCGTCGCGAGGAGGTCCTTCACGAAGGCGCGACCCTGATCGACCCCGAGAGCGTCTGGTTCGCCTTCGATACGAAGCTGGGCCGCGACGTCACTGTCGAACCTCACGTGGTCTTTGGCCCCGGCGTCGAGGTCGCCGACGGAGCGGCGATCAAGGCCTTCAGCCACATCGAAGGCGCGATCATCGGCGCTCGCGCAGTGATCGGTCCCTTCGCCCGGATCAGGCCGGGAACGACGCTTGGCGAGAAGTCGAAGGTCGGCAATTTCGTCGAGCTCAAGAAGGCGACGGTCGGCCCCGGAGCCAAGGTCAATCATCTCTCATATGTCGGCGATACCGAAGTGGGGCAGGGCGCGAACATCGGCGCTGGGACCATCACCTGCAATTATGACGGATTCGGCAAATACCGGACGGTCATCGGCGAAGGCGCGTTCATCGGCTCCAACACCGCGCTGGTGGCGCCCGTCACGATTGGCGCGGGCGCAATCGTCGGCGCCGGGTCGGTGATCACCAGCGACGTCGAGCCGGACAGCCTCGCCGTCGAGCGCAGCGAGCAGAAGGGCATCGCCGGCTGGGCCCGTCGCTTCCGCGAGCGGATGACGAGGAAAGCCGCGGAATAA